The Equus caballus isolate H_3958 breed thoroughbred chromosome 12, TB-T2T, whole genome shotgun sequence genome contains a region encoding:
- the OR5J1 gene encoding olfactory receptor 5J3-like, with the protein MGDVNFTLVTEFILLGLTDGAELKVVLFVLFLLIYNMSLVGNLGMLFLIQISPKLQTPMYHFLSCLSFVDACYSSVFAPKMLLNFFIERETISFSACIVQYFLFVSLLTTEGFLLAAMAYDRYMAIVNPLLYTVAMTKIVCVALVIGSCVGGLINSLTHTIGLVKLSFCGPNVISHFFCDLPPLLKLSCSDTSMNELLLLVFSGIIALITFLTVVISYVFIIAAILRICSATGRHKAFSTCASHLITVILFYGSISFSYIQPSSQYSLEQEKVVSVLYTLVIPMLNPLIYSLRNKEVKDAVKRAMEMKCSLC; encoded by the coding sequence atgggtGATGTTAATTTTACATTGGTTACTGAATTTATCCTTTTGGGACTGACAGATGGTGCTGAACTGAAAGTGGTCCTCTTTGTGTTGTTCCTGCTGATCTATAACATGTCCTTGGTGGGGAATCTAGGAATGCTTTTTCTCATTCAAATCAGTCCCAAACTCCAAACACCAATGTATCATTTTCTTAGCTGTCTGTCATTTGTTGATGCCTGCTATTCTTCAGTCTTTGCACCTAAAATGCTGCTGAACTTTTTTATTGAACGTGAGACAATCTCGTTCTCTGCATGCATTGTGCAATATTTTTTATTCGTGTCACTCCTTACCACTGAGGGATTCTTGCTGGCAGCAATGGCTTATGACCGCTATATGGCCATTGTGAACCCTTTACTTTATACTGTGGCTATGACTAAAATAGTCTGTGTTGCCTTGGTCATCGGATCTTGTGTAGGAGGCTTAATCAACTCATTGACACACACAATTGGTTTGGTGAAATTGTCTTTCTGTGGGCCAAATGTCATCAGTCACTTCTTCTGTGACCTTCCCCCGTTGTTGAAGCTGTCATGTTCTGACACCTCCATGAATGAATTGTTGCTTTTAGTCTTCAGTGGCATTATTGCCTTGATCACTTTCTTGACTGTGGTGATTTCCTACGTCTTCATCATTGCTGCTATCCTGAGGATCTGCTCAGCAACAGGTAGACACAAAGCCTTCTCCACATGTGCTTCACATCTAATCACTGTGATTTTATTCTACGGCTCTATAAGCTTTAGTTACATTCAACCAAGCTCCCAATATTCCTTAGAACAAGAAAAGGTGGTATCTGTGCTTTATACCCTGGTGATCCCTATGTTAAATCCATTAATTTATAGCCTAAGgaacaaggaagtgaaagatgcTGTGAAAAGGGCTATGGAGATGAAATGTAGTCTTTGTTAA
- the OR5T28 gene encoding olfactory receptor 5T1, with the protein MSELTPDLDLYRIQMKNVTEVTMFILVGFTDDFEVQVSLFWLFLAIYLFTVVGNLGLVALVIGDSQLHNPMYCFLSILSFLDACYSSAVTPKMLVNFLSDNRAISFLGCAAQMFLFVTFGTTECFLLASMAYDRYVAIYNPLLYSAIMSTRVYLPLIIASYFGGILHASLHTGATFSLSFCASNEIRHVFCDIPPLLAISCSDTHTNQLLLFYFVGSIEIVTILIVLVSYGFILVAILKIHSVEGRQKAFSTCGSHLTGVSIYHGTILFMYVRPSSSYTFDHDMIVSIFYTIVIPMLNPIIYSLRNRDVKDAMKRAFGKNGCINKVYFSH; encoded by the coding sequence atgTCGGAGTTGACACCAGATTTAGATTTATACAGGATTCAGATGAAAAATGTGACTGAAGTCACCATGTTTATATTGGTGGGCTTCACAGATGATTTTGAGGTACAAGTCTCCCTATTTTGGCTCTTTCTAGCAATCTATCTTTTCACTGTGGTAGGAAATTTGGGACTGGTTGCATTGGTAATTGGGGACTCCCAGCTCCACAACCCTATGTACTGTTTTCTGAGTATTTTATCATTCTTGGATGCCTGCTATTCTTCAGCTGTGACCCCCAAAATGTTGGTCAATTTCCTGTCAGATAATAGAGCCATTTCATTCCTTGGATGTGCAGCACAGATGTTTCTCTTTGTTACATTTGGGACCACAGAATGCTTTCTCCTGGCTTCAATGGCATATGATCGCTATGTAGCAATCTACAACCCTCTGCTGTATTCAGCTATCATGTCAACCAGGGTCTACTTGCCGCTTATCATTGCTTCTTATTTTGGTGGCATTTTACATGCTTCTTTACATACCGGAGCCACATTTAGTCTATCTTTCTGTGCATCCAATGAAATTAGACATGTCTTTTGTGATATTCCTCCTCTCCTTGCTATTTCTTGTTCTGACACTCACACAAACCAGCTTCTACTCTTCTACTTTGTGGGCTCTATTGAGATAGTCACTATCCTGATTGTCCTGGTCTCCTACGGTTTCATTCTTGTGGCAATTCTGAAGATTCATTCTGTTGAAGGGAGACAAAAAGCCTTTTCTACATGTGGCTCTCACCTCACTGGAGTGTCAATTTATCATGGAACAATCCTTTTCATGTATGTGAGACCAAGTTCCAGCTATACTTTCGATCATGACATGATAGTGTCAATATTTTACACCATTGTGATTCCCATGCTGAATCCCATCATCTACAGTTTAAGAAACAGAGATGTAAAAGATGCAATGAAGAGAGCGTTTGGTAAAAACGGATGTatcaataaagtatatttttcacACTAA